The DNA sequence GCCATCTGCGTTCCCGGCGTCTGGAGCAGGAAGTCGAAAACCGGACGGCTTACACCATCGATACGGCCGAGCTGAACATCTACGAAACCCAGCATATTGCCGAACAGGTGGAGCTGACGTTCACCAGCCCGGTGCTCGCCAGCATGATCCGGGGCAAGAAGGTAATGCACTTGCCAGGTACCCCTTCGTTCGATTTTCTGCCCGGTGAATCGGTCATTGTTCCCGGCCAGGAAACCATGCGCATCGACTTTCCCGAAGCCCAGACCCAGAACCCTACCCAGTGCCTGGCGCTGGCCATTGCGCCGGACAAGGTCAAGCAGGTTACCGACCTCCTCAACGACCAGGCCCCCCTCGTCGACAACGCCCAGGGCTGGCAGTTTGGGCAGCATAACTTCTTCCTGACCAATGATGTGCCCATTCACCAGCTCATCAGCCGGCTGATCTACATTTTCACCGAGAACAACAAAGCGAAAGAAGTCTTCGCCAACCTTGTCCTGCAGGAACTGGTCGTTCGGCTGATGCAAACCCAGGCACGCAGTATTCTTTTGAGTCCCGAAACATCGTTTTCCAACATCAACCGGCTGGCGCACGTAGCGCAGTACATCAACAAGCACCTGAACCGCAGTCTCCAGATCAGGGAGCTGGCCGACGAGGCCTGCATGAGCGAACCGAACTTTTACCGGACGTTCAAAAATACGTTCGGCATGACACCCGTCGATTACATCAACCAGCAACGGATTGCGCTGGCGTCGAAACTGCTACGTACAACCAACCGCTGTCTGGCCGATGTCAGTCTGGAATGCGGCTTCAACAACCTAACCTATTTCATGAAGCTGTTCCGCCGGGAAATTGGCCTTTCGCCCGCGCAGTACCGCAAGCAGATTCTGCCCGCCTGAAAATAGTTTGCCGCAGCCGATTGCCTTACTCATTTCTGCGTTCTGCCCGCCCCCGTTTGACCACAATCAGCCCAACGGCCAACACCCGTCAGCCTTAGTCGAAAGGGCGCTTTCTAGCTTTGGCTTTCATGACCGGTAAAGGTTCATGGCAGCTGGGCTATGCACACACCCCCTTTTTCTTCTTGCTCACCCGACCAACTTTTCCAGCAGCTTCACTCGTCACCCAATGGGCTCGACAGTTCGACAGCAGCGGTACGGATTCGGGAGCAGCGAAAACGCCTGAAGATCGAGAGCCGCTTCCGGCGCGAGTTAAAACTGCTCGTCCGTCAGTTTGCCAATCCGCTCGTTCTCCTGCTGGTTGTAGCCGTTTTTTTGTCGGCGCTCCTGGGCGAAACCTCCGATACGCTCATCATCCTGGTCATTCTGCTCACGACCGGCCTGCTGGGCTTCTGGCAGGAACTGAACGCCGGACGAGCCATCGAAAAACTGCGGTCCATGATCGCCATGACGCATACGGTCCTGCGGGATGGTACTGGACAGCAGCTACCATCGGACGAGATCGTTCCCGGCGACGTACTCCTATTCGACGCGGGCGACATCATTCCCGGCGATTGCCGCCTGCTGGATAGCAATGAACTGCACGTTAACGAAAGCGCACTGACGGGCGAGTCGTTTCCGGTTGAGAAGATGGCGGGAATAACGGCGGAATCCACGCCCTTGAGCCAGAAAACAAATTGTTTGTGGCAGGGTACGAATGTCATCAGCGGCACGGCACGGGCTATCGTGGTCCAAACGGGCAACCAGACGGTGTTTGGTCAGTTGGCCCGCAGCCTCACCCAAACTTCGGAGACGGCCTTCGAAGCGGGCATCAAACACTTTGGCTACTTTCTGCTACGTATTACCATTGTCCTGGCGCTGATCATTCTGGCCGCTAACCTATATTTTGACAAACCGTTTTTCGATTCAGTTCTCTTCTCGCTGGCCTTAGCCATCGGTATGGCCCCCGAACTGCTACCGGCCATTATGACCTTCGCCATGTCGGCGGGTGCCCGGCGGATGCTGGCCAAAAAAGTGATCGTCAAAAAACTATCGTCGATTTTTAATTTTGGGGAGGTCACGGTCCTCTGCACCGACAAGACGGGCACCATCACGGAGGGCAACGCCACCGTGAAGGATATTGTGAACTGGCGGGGCGAACCCGACTCCCGCAGTCGGCTTTATGCCTTTCTGAACGCCCGCTTTCAACGGGGCTTTTCCAACCCAATCGACCGGGCCATTGCCGCCCTACCCCTGTCGACGGATACTTACCAAAAGCTCGACGAGATCCCCTATGACTTTCTCCGAAAGCGGCTCAGCATTGCCGTTCGGCACGAAAACCAACGTTTTTTTGTCACAAAGGGCGATCTGAACAGCGTTCTGACCATTGCCCGATACGTGGAGCAGGAACCTGGTCAGCCGGAGTTACTCAGCGATGCCACCCGGCAGACGATCAACGAGCGGTTTGCTTCGTACTGCCAGCTAGGGTATCGGGTTCTTGGCTTGGCAAGTAAGCAGCTGACAACTGATTCGATAAGCCGGGCCGATGAAACGGCGCTGACATTCATGGGCTTTATTCTGCTCGAAGATCCCCTGAAAGAAAGCGCACTGGCGTCCATCAGGCAGCTTCAGCAGCTACAGGTGTCCGTAAAGATCATCACGGGCGACAACCGGTTTGCCGCCCGGCATATTGCTCAACTGATCAGCAGCCGGGAGCCGGTACTGCTGCGGGGCGATGAGCTGGACGCGTTAACGCCGGAAGCCCTGACGGTACGAGCCGTCCAGACCGACGTATTCGCCGAAATTGAACCCCACCAGAAAGAGCGAATTGTTAAAGCCCTGCAACAGGCGAAGGAGACGGTTGCCTACATTGGCGATGGTATCAACGACGTAGCCGCCATCCACGCGGCCGACGTGGGCATGTCGACCAGCAACGCCGTCGACGTAGCACGGGAGGCCGCCGATTTTGTGTTGTTGCAGAAGGATCTGTCCGTATTGGCCGATGGCATTGTGGAAGGGCGAAAATCCTTCGCCAACTCCATGAAGTATATTTTTATCACAACGGGCGCTACGTTCGGGAACATGTTCAGTGTGGCGGGCGCTTCCCTGCTGCTCCCTTTTCTGCCCATGCTTCCCAAGCAGCTCCTGCTTACCAACCTCATCACCGACTTCCCTTTCCTGATTATCGCATCGGATGAGGTCGATGCGCAACAACTCACAAGCCCCAAAAAGTGGGA is a window from the Spirosoma rigui genome containing:
- a CDS encoding AraC family transcriptional regulator codes for the protein MKRVSPKPLDISRHLRSRRLEQEVENRTAYTIDTAELNIYETQHIAEQVELTFTSPVLASMIRGKKVMHLPGTPSFDFLPGESVIVPGQETMRIDFPEAQTQNPTQCLALAIAPDKVKQVTDLLNDQAPLVDNAQGWQFGQHNFFLTNDVPIHQLISRLIYIFTENNKAKEVFANLVLQELVVRLMQTQARSILLSPETSFSNINRLAHVAQYINKHLNRSLQIRELADEACMSEPNFYRTFKNTFGMTPVDYINQQRIALASKLLRTTNRCLADVSLECGFNNLTYFMKLFRREIGLSPAQYRKQILPA
- the mgtA gene encoding magnesium-translocating P-type ATPase, whose amino-acid sequence is MHTPPFSSCSPDQLFQQLHSSPNGLDSSTAAVRIREQRKRLKIESRFRRELKLLVRQFANPLVLLLVVAVFLSALLGETSDTLIILVILLTTGLLGFWQELNAGRAIEKLRSMIAMTHTVLRDGTGQQLPSDEIVPGDVLLFDAGDIIPGDCRLLDSNELHVNESALTGESFPVEKMAGITAESTPLSQKTNCLWQGTNVISGTARAIVVQTGNQTVFGQLARSLTQTSETAFEAGIKHFGYFLLRITIVLALIILAANLYFDKPFFDSVLFSLALAIGMAPELLPAIMTFAMSAGARRMLAKKVIVKKLSSIFNFGEVTVLCTDKTGTITEGNATVKDIVNWRGEPDSRSRLYAFLNARFQRGFSNPIDRAIAALPLSTDTYQKLDEIPYDFLRKRLSIAVRHENQRFFVTKGDLNSVLTIARYVEQEPGQPELLSDATRQTINERFASYCQLGYRVLGLASKQLTTDSISRADETALTFMGFILLEDPLKESALASIRQLQQLQVSVKIITGDNRFAARHIAQLISSREPVLLRGDELDALTPEALTVRAVQTDVFAEIEPHQKERIVKALQQAKETVAYIGDGINDVAAIHAADVGMSTSNAVDVAREAADFVLLQKDLSVLADGIVEGRKSFANSMKYIFITTGATFGNMFSVAGASLLLPFLPMLPKQLLLTNLITDFPFLIIASDEVDAQQLTSPKKWDMGQIRNFMIVFGLHSSLFDFITFYVLHNHFRLAGSPFQTGWFLESSLTELIILFIIRTRKPFFRSRPARWLIITGVLAASIAIYLPLSPLAPVLGFSLAHAQQVIALGLILVAYTVTADWLKLVFFRFSSEPNRAVLIQQPGLPVIAQ